TAGTTCCCGAGATGATGCCACGCGTGCGCGTCGTTCGGGTTGAGCTCGACGGCGCGCAGCAGTGCCGCATGCGCACCGGTCCAGTCCCACTCGTAGAACAGCCGCAGCACGCCGAGCGATGCATGGGCCTCGCCCATGTCCGGATCCAGCTCGAGCGCGCGCGCCGTGAGCATGCGCAGCTGCACGACGACGGAGTCGCGGTTCGCATAGCGGAAATAGGCCTGCGGCGCGATGACGCTCGCCTTTGCCGCCCACGCCTGCGCGAAGCGCGGCTCGAGCTCAATGACACGGTCGAAGTATGTCGCCGCCTGCGTCAGTGCGTCAGCCGACAGCGTGTTGCGCAGATACAGGCCGCGCAGGTAGAGGTCGTACGCCTCCAGCGAAGGCGTGCGCGCACCGGCGAGCCGCGTACCGGGAGCGGCGAGACGCAGGTGGAGCGCATGGGCGATGGCAAGCGCGATGCTGTCCTGGAACGCGAATGCGTCGCGAACACCACCGTCGTACTGCTCGGACCAGAGGTGGTAGCCGGTGCGTGCGTCAATGAGCTGAGCGATGACGCGAAGTCGCTCGCCGTCGACGAGCACGCTGCCCTCCAGCACCGCCTGCACGTCGAGGGTATCGGCAATCGCACGCACATCCATCGCGCGATGGCGCAGCGCGAACGATGACGTGCGTGCAGCGACGCGCAGACCGTCGACACGACTGAGTGCGAGGATGATCTGTTCGGAAAGCCCGTCGCTGAAGTACGTGTTCGACGGGTCGGCACTCATGTTGACGAACGGCAGCACGCCCACGGAGCGAGGAGGCGTCGAGGAGCGAGTCAGCTGATACACGAGTGCGAGAGTCACCAGAACGGCGAGCGCCATCGTGACGACGAGTGCGATGCGCGTCCGCGCCGCGGCTCGTGCCGGAGGACGCGACGTCGGCTGGCTTCCGTGCAGCGCGGCAGACTCTGGCAATGCCGAGCGGTGCGGGCCCGGCTCGTTCCGCGCCGGGTCATGCGGCGTCGGATCGTGCGACGACGGAGCGTCCGACGCCGGCTCGTGCGCCGTCGGATCATTCGACGTCGGATCATTCGACGTCTGACCGTGCGACGCCGGCTGAGGCTCGCGCGGCGCGGTCGTCAGCGCCGGTGACTGCGCTGCCGGCAACGGCGGCTGTTCGCGACGCAACCGTTCGGCAAACGCGACCAGCTCGGCGTCGGGCTCGGCATCGAACTCGTCGCGCAGCAATGCCGCGTGGATGCGAAGATGCTGGAGCGCGCCCGCGCGATCGCCGGTCGCCTCGAATGCATGCATGAGGCGCAGCGCGACGCGGCCGTTGTGCGGCTCGTGCGCCGCACGACGCTGCCACCAGCCGAGCGCCGCATCGACGTCGCCGCGCGCCTCCGCCGCCTCGGCCAGCGCGTCGACCGTGCGTGCATAGCGCCGGCCGAGCTCGGCCCGCTCGCCATCCAGCCATGTCTCGAACTCGACGGAATCGGCGATGTGGAAACCGTCGAGCAGCGGACCGCGGTAGAGCGCGACCGCATCCTCCAGCCGGCCGTCCGCGACCATCTCGTCGAAGCGTGCGACGTCGCTCGTAATCGTCTCAGGGTTCAGCACCAGGCCGTCACCCGTCGAGCGAACGACCTCCTCACCCAGTGCATGCCGCAGGATGTAGAGCGTGTCGGACAGCTGGGGACGCGCGCGGTGGTGGCTCGCCTCCGGCCAGAGCAGCGCGGCCAGCTTGTCGCGCGACAGCGGACGGCCGCGTGCGAGTGCGAGCAGCGCCAGCAGCGCCAGACGCCGACCCTGGGTCGCGCGGCCGGTGACAACCGGCCCCTGCGACTCCTCGATGGATGCGTTGCCGAGAAGCCTGAGTGTGTACACGGGGTCCTGCGAGCGGGTGCGAGAGCTCCGCGAGAGCTGCGCGAGAGGCGACCGAGACCGGCCGGCCAGATTGCATCGCGACAGACAAATCTCACACCGGCCGGGCCGCCTGAACAGCGGCCAGCCGGGGGCACACTCAACTGAAGGTACCAGGAGGTCTCAGATGTCGATCCGTGTTCCCGCCCCCGCCGCGGTGGTGCTCGCTGCCGCCCTCCTCTCCGCATGCGACACCGCCCCGACCGAACCCACCCTGGCCTCGCCGTCCAGCGTCGCGCTGCATGCGCCGCCGGTGACCCTGGAATGGCAGCAGCAGGCACGCACGCTCGTGGCACAGCGCAGCATGAGCCCCCTGGCCGCCGCGCGGATGTTCGCCGGCGCGAGCCTCGCCGCCATGCGGGCCGTCGAAACCGTGGACGCCTCGACGCCCGCGCCCGCAGCCAGCCGGGCGAACGGATATGGCCCGGGAGGCCGGAGTCGCTACGAGGCCCGGCGCGGCGCTGTCGCCGGTGCCTCCGCGCGCGTCCTGGCCTGGTTCGTCCCAACGTCTGCGACCGACCTGGAAGCGCTGGTCGTGAGTCAGGGAGAAGCCGGACCGGGCGACATGCATCCTGATTTCACGCGCGGTGTGGAGATCGGACGGGCCGCCGCGGACGCCGTCATCGCACATCTGATGAGCGACGGCTTCACGGCGCCGTGGACCGGCTCAGTGCCCGTCGGTCCGGGACTCTGGACGACGAGCGTACTCCCGCCGGCCGGTGCCATGCTCGGGCAGGTGACGCCGTGGTTCATGACGTCCGGCAGCCAGTTCCGCCCGGCGCCGCCGCCGGCGTACCTCTCGCCTGCGTTCAATGCCGACCTCGCCCAGGTGTCCGCGATCGCCGCCGGGCTCACACCGCAGCAGCGCGCCATCGCCCTCGCCTGGGCGTACGGCGGCGGCACGTATACGCCGGTCGGCTACTGGAACGAGCTGGCATCGACCTACGTCGCGGCCGACGGCCTGGACGAGGCCGAGGCGGCAAAGGTGTTCGGCGTCATGAGTGCATCGGTATTCGACGCACTCATCGCGGCCTTCGAGGCGAAGTACTACTACTGGACGCTGCGCCCGCACCAGGCGAATCCCGCAATCGTGCCCGTGTTCCCGGTGCCGAACTATCCGGCATACCCGTCGGGCCACGGCAGCGTATCGGGCGCGTCCGCACGCGTGCTCGCGCACTTCTTCCCGCAGCGCGCGACGGAGCTGAACGCGCTCCGCGATGATGCGGCCATGTCACGCATCTATGCGGGCATCCACTTCTTC
This is a stretch of genomic DNA from Longimicrobiales bacterium. It encodes these proteins:
- a CDS encoding BTAD domain-containing putative transcriptional regulator, whose translation is MYTLRLLGNASIEESQGPVVTGRATQGRRLALLALLALARGRPLSRDKLAALLWPEASHHRARPQLSDTLYILRHALGEEVVRSTGDGLVLNPETITSDVARFDEMVADGRLEDAVALYRGPLLDGFHIADSVEFETWLDGERAELGRRYARTVDALAEAAEARGDVDAALGWWQRRAAHEPHNGRVALRLMHAFEATGDRAGALQHLRIHAALLRDEFDAEPDAELVAFAERLRREQPPLPAAQSPALTTAPREPQPASHGQTSNDPTSNDPTAHEPASDAPSSHDPTPHDPARNEPGPHRSALPESAALHGSQPTSRPPARAAARTRIALVVTMALAVLVTLALVYQLTRSSTPPRSVGVLPFVNMSADPSNTYFSDGLSEQIILALSRVDGLRVAARTSSFALRHRAMDVRAIADTLDVQAVLEGSVLVDGERLRVIAQLIDARTGYHLWSEQYDGGVRDAFAFQDSIALAIAHALHLRLAAPGTRLAGARTPSLEAYDLYLRGLYLRNTLSADALTQAATYFDRVIELEPRFAQAWAAKASVIAPQAYFRYANRDSVVVQLRMLTARALELDPDMGEAHASLGVLRLFYEWDWTGAHAALLRAVELNPNDAHAWHHLGNYHSSLGQMEDALAARERAVQLDPLNARSRIVLSRDYLIAGDYDRALEQARRSAQLDALNPLMLGRGPGLPAGPADVLLRQGHERDAVEDYIRVASLRGATPAELQAMRDGHASARMTGFWKAWLAMDLRQSGASPDPVRMAVTHIVAGDTAQGLDWLDRAYEERNPALIYMYRDPVLSGMREHPRVMRISRAMHHPLSR
- a CDS encoding phosphatase PAP2 family protein; this translates as MSIRVPAPAAVVLAAALLSACDTAPTEPTLASPSSVALHAPPVTLEWQQQARTLVAQRSMSPLAAARMFAGASLAAMRAVETVDASTPAPAASRANGYGPGGRSRYEARRGAVAGASARVLAWFVPTSATDLEALVVSQGEAGPGDMHPDFTRGVEIGRAAADAVIAHLMSDGFTAPWTGSVPVGPGLWTTSVLPPAGAMLGQVTPWFMTSGSQFRPAPPPAYLSPAFNADLAQVSAIAAGLTPQQRAIALAWAYGGGTYTPVGYWNELASTYVAADGLDEAEAAKVFGVMSASVFDALIAAFEAKYYYWTLRPHQANPAIVPVFPVPNYPAYPSGHGSVSGASARVLAHFFPQRATELNALRDDAAMSRIYAGIHFFFDMTAARTMSEQIADMVIESAQ